Proteins encoded by one window of Arachis hypogaea cultivar Tifrunner chromosome 1, arahy.Tifrunner.gnm2.J5K5, whole genome shotgun sequence:
- the LOC112695683 gene encoding F-box/FBD/LRR-repeat protein At5g53840-like: protein MERFGVVADDGNNGRNGALVTTEEEEGSDGAGGSSEEDSVLVSKRSCKMQQSSEDYKQKRAKFHNEEEDPIINQLPDGIPVTILSKLPINEAARTTILSRKWRHLWKFFSGALEFDGSPVMKNIKKDINKALGRQLQMAMEIMFDAERKTYTNWINELFSSLKSPTLEGLRFWFHVATDYDVEKWLQYAIQKKVHKLELYFGHSFEYVLPLHLFKVENFDSLRVLRLKFVTLTSEMLEYLLCCCPSLETLSLNSSGVPNSMKISSSSGSSLKLKCLELVRCWELRNLEICAENLVSLKYCGPHLDTEFRSVPRLVEAEFGGSYVEFTRESFISQIKVLKLDITQNVPQVVYWLCQLPELKNLKHLELVTCMEDGITLSTCALLLKASPSLWRFTLKMLNINPIFRRASTFSKECEYSLKELELVGFCGATCEVELIMYMLENAVRLQKIIIDTRFPTKPKLKPIGEHSTSWDRESIQKRALELHKKIPSSVEVVCL, encoded by the exons ATGGAGAGGTTTGGAGTTGTCGCTGACGATGGAAATAATGGAAGGAACGGTGCGCTTGTGACGACGGAAGAAGAGGAGGGAAGTGACGGCGCTGGTGGTAGTAGTGAGGAAGATTCGGTGTTAGTTTCTAAAA gATCATGCAAGATGCAGCAATCATCAGAAGATTATAAACAGAAGAGAGCAAAATTTCACAATGAAGAAGAGGATCCCATCATAAACCAATTGCCAGATGGAATCCCTGtaacaattttatcaaaattgcCAATAAATGAAGCAGCTAGGACCACCATCCTCTCAAGAAAATGGAGGCACCTATGGAAATTCTTCTCCGGAGCCTTAGAGTTTGATGGTTCACCAGTGATGAAAAACATTAAAAAGGATATTAATAAGGCTTTAGGGAGACAATTACAAATGGCAATGGAGATCATGTTTGATGCAGAAAGGAAAACATACACAAATTGGATCAATGAGTTGTTCAGTTCACTTAAAAGTCCAACACTTGAAGGATTGAGATTTTGGTTCCATGTTGCCACTGACTATGATGTTGAAAAGTGGCTTCAATATGCAATTCAGAAGAAGGTTCATAAGCTAGAGCTATATTTTGGGCACTCATTTGAATATGTTCTTCCATTGCATTTGTTCAAAGTGGAAAATTTTGACTCCTTACGTGTTTTGAGGTTGAAATTCGTTACCTTGACCAGTGAGATGCTAGAATATTTACTTTGTTGCTGCCCTTCACTTGAAACTTTGAGTTTAAATAGTTCAGGAGTTCCAAATTCTATGAagatttcttcttcttcaggtTCATCATTGAAGCTGAAATGTTTAGAGTTGGTGAGGTGTTGGGAGCTGAGGAACCTGGAAATTTGTGCTGAGAATTTGGTGTCACTCAAATACTGTGGACCCCATTTGGACACAGAATTCAGAAGTGTTCCAAGACTCGTGGAAGCAGAATTCGGAGGATCTTATGTGGAGTTCACTAGAGAGAGCTTTATCTCTCAAATAAAAGTGCTTAAATTGGATATTACACAAAATGTACCTCAAGTG GTTTATTGGTTATGTCAACTTCCTGAGTTAAAAAACCTCAAGCACTTGGAGTTGGTTACATGTATGGAAGATGGCATCACACTTAGTACTTGTGCTTTGCTATTAAAGGCATCTCCTTCATTGTGGAGGTTCACACTTAAG ATGTTAAATATCAATCCTATTTTTAGAAGGGCAAGCACATTCTCAAAGGAATGTGAATACAGTCTTAAGGAGTTGGAATTGGTTGGATTTTGTGGGGCAACATGTGAAGTTGAACTAATCATGTACATGCTTGAGAATGCAGTTCGGCTCCAGAAGATCATTATTGATACAAGGTTTCCAACAAAACCAAAATTGAAACCAATAGGAGAGCATTCCACAAGTTGGGATCGTGAATCAATCCAAAAACGTGCTTTGGAACTACACAAAAAAATACCATCCTCAGTGGAAGTTGTTTGTCTTTAA
- the LOC112729292 gene encoding beta-glucuronosyltransferase GlcAT14A-like: MGAERKWLFTLFSAVFLTFMVLIMSSFSSFSSPKAFPSLVQQGSPYPPSFAYFIFGGHQDKDRILRLMLAVYHPRNRYLLHLGRDAGDDERLALVSAVMAVPAIQAFGNVDVVGNADWITYLGSSNVALTLRAAAIMLKLDSGWNWFITLSARDYPLITQDGTPNFLL; the protein is encoded by the coding sequence ATGGGAGCTGAGAGAAAATGGCTTTTCACGCTGTTCAGTGCGGTGTTCCTCACTTTCATGGTTCTGATAATGTCTTCCTTCTCTTCCTTTAGCTCCCCAAAGGCTTTTCCTTCCCTTGTTCAGCAAGGTTCTCCTTACCCTCCATCTTTTGCGTACTTTATCTTTGGCGGGCACCAAGATAAGGATCGGATCTTGCGGTTGATGCTGGCGGTTTATCACCCAAGGAATCGGTACCTCCTTCATCTTGGAAGGGACGCCGGAGATGACGAGAGGTTGGCCCTTGTCTCCGCTGTGATGGCGGTGCCGGCTATTCAGGCTTTTGGAAACGTTGATGTGGTTGGAAATGCTGATTGGATCACGTACTTGGGTTCATCCAATGTTGCCCTCACGCTGCGTGCTGCTGCCATCATGTTGAAATTGGATTCTGGTTGGAATTGGTTCATCACTTTGAGTGCACGTGATTATCCTCTCATCACTCAGGATGGTACGCCAAATTTTCTGTTATGA